One window of the Micropterus dolomieu isolate WLL.071019.BEF.003 ecotype Adirondacks linkage group LG08, ASM2129224v1, whole genome shotgun sequence genome contains the following:
- the snrpg gene encoding small nuclear ribonucleoprotein G, with the protein MSKAHPPELKKFMDKKLSLKLNGGRHVQGILRGFDPFMNMVLDDSLEMGPGGQQNAIGMVVIRGNSIIMLEALERV; encoded by the exons ATGAGCAAAGCACATCCACCCGAGCTCAAGAA gtTTATGGACAAGAAGCTTTCGT TGAAGTTGAATGGAGGCAGACATGTGCAGGGCATCCTGCGGGGGTTTGACCCCTTTATGAACATGGTGCTGGATGACTCTCTGGAGATGGGCCCGGGAGGACAACAGAATGCCATTGGCATGGTG GTCATCAGGGGAAACAGCATCATAATGTTGGAGGCCTTGGAGAGAGTATAA
- the si:ch211-148l7.4 gene encoding zinc finger protein 343 — MDGVSWSTTRAQESFSRSQTAADTLSRLASFIARTETKQHTRNQRQQSHLSMYVCQECGKGFPFATDLLHHQELKHTLPKPHRCPSCGLEFSLRSSLQLHECDHDSSQCELCHGESRLGSPCPACTTSDPGKSPHLLDSSPYACAPCGRGFSQKQALLHHQQAGCSEPPSPSDVVDASSLPDDSPPVSEGDSTRSDSSDTPGPSSRAFNVCQFCSRTFRTEVGLQRHVQTNHAEEQAPQGQKTKGEGASGELRKGGISNVNGEPIKSPKSKQKHLSCRSCDMVFRSTSKLYLHRKEKHSREKNVGRETRPVVIKRRRGGVYPCQVCGKVFVHHLSLRAHFRQHTASSFTTIKDKGQSVGCTTKDSSLSENRPNKVKTSIGGDKTVKAGRGRPRKVARLANKVTDPERCRDVPEVEEMEEREFPCPSCAEVFSLQSQLREHVELHQSSVKRRQCCVCTNEMDTCKWPGSKRQRLYHCVPCQQGFSALDSFLEHCQEHLRVRVEEDSVTEGYTHQASKA, encoded by the coding sequence ATGGATGGAGTCAGCTGGAGCACCACAAGGGCCCAGGAGTCATTCAGCCGCTCCCAGACCGCAGCAGACACACTGTCCAGGCTCGCCAGCTTCATTGCACGGACTGAGACAAAACAGCACACACGAAACCAAAGGCAGCAATCCCACCTTTCCATGTATGTTTGTCAAGAATGTGGTAAGGGCTTTCCTTTTGCAACAGATCTGTTGCACCACCAGGaactaaaacacacattacCCAAGCCTCACCGTTGTCCCTCCTGCGGGCTGGAGTTCTCCCTGAGGTCATCCTTACAGCTTCATGAGTGTGATCATGATTCCTCCCAGTGTGAGCTCTGTCATGGAGAGTCACGGCTTGGTTCTCCGTGCCCTGCATGTACGACCTCAGATCCTGGCAAGTCACCTCACCTCCTGGACAGTAGCCCTTATGCATGTGCCCCATGTGGGAGAGGCTTCAGCCAGAAGCAGGCTCTGCTGCACCATCAGCAGGCTGGTTGTAGTGAGCCACCATCCCCATCAGATGTAGTTGATGCCAGTAGCCTTCCAGATGATTCTCCGCCAGTTTCTGAGGGAGACTCCACTCGCTCCGATTCTTCAGACACCCCAGGGCCCAGCAGCAGAGCTTTCAATGTCTGCCAGTTCTGTTCGAGGACCTTCCGCACCGAGGTTGGACTGCAACGCCATGTACAGACCAACCATGCAGAGGAGCAGGCTCCACAGGGGCAAAAGACCAAAGGAGAAGGTGCTAGTGGAGAATTAAGGAAAGGAGGGATTAGCAACGTGAATGGAGAACCAATTaaaagtccaaaatccaaacagAAGCATCTAAGTTGTCGCTCTTGTGACATGGTTTTCAGGAGCACCTCTAAGCTGTACCTGCACAGAAAAGAGAagcacagcagagagaaaaatgttGGGAGGGAAACCAGGCCAGTCGTTATTAAGCGCAGGAGAGGAGGCGTGTATCCATGTCAGGTCTGCGGAAAAGTCTTCGTCCATCATTTGTCACTTAGGGCACATTTCAGACAGCACACAGCCTCAAGTTTCACCACAATCAAAGACAAAGGCCAGTCTGTGGGATGTACCACCAAAGACTCCAGCTTATCGGAAAATAGACCAAATAAAGTAAAGACCAGCATAGGAGGTGACAAGACTGTTAAGGCTGGTCGAGGGAGGCCCAGGAAGGTGGCCAGATTAGCTAACAAGGTTACTGATCCTGAAAGATGCAGAGATGTGCCTGAagtggaggagatggaggagagagagttCCCGTGCCCCTCCTGTGCTGAGGTTTTTTCGCTGCAGTCGCAGCTAAGGGAGCACGTGGAGCTCCACCAGTCGTCCGTGAAGAGGAGACAGTGCTGCGTGTGCACAAACGAGATGGACACCTGTAAATGGCCCGGCTCGAAGCGGCAGAGGCTGTACCACTGTGTGCCCTGCCAGCAGGGCTTCTCGGCACTGGACTCTTTCCTAGAACACTGTCAGGAGCACCTGCGAGTCAGGGTGGAGGAGGACAGCGTCACAGAGGGCTACACACACCAGGCCAGCAAAGCCTGA